The region AGGTCAACAAAGTAAAGCACTTTGCGACCACTTCGACGCGAAGCCGTCGTAAGGCCTCGTCGAGCGGCTTGTTTGACAAAGCTACGATTTGCCAGTCGTGGTAACTTTCGCTGCTTGGCCAACCCGATGAAACGTTCCATCAGCCAACGCATGACTCGATTGCCCAGGGCCCAGTTGGCGATTCTGGGAAAACGATTGCCCCAGACAGCCCAGCGATGAATCTTGGCTTGTAGTGAACCATCTTGAGTCAGGCCGTTCGCATCGACGTTTCTGGCTTTCATTTCCAGAACCATGTTGGGAATATCAACATTCGACGGACAATCGATGCGACATTGATGGCAATGGAAGCAGGTATCAAGGATGCTTTTGGTCTCTTGCGAGTCGAGACTTTCCGGCGGCAACTGACCTGCGAGAACACCACGCAAGAGGTTGGCTTTCGCCCTCGGCGAGGCGTCTTCCCGTGAATCGAAGCGAAAGACAGGGCACATTCGTGTGTCGGCGCCGTACGTGCGGCAGCGACCACAGCCATGGCAACTGCGAGCTTCGGTCGCCATCTCTTCAGGCGTCCATGTCAGAATGGGAAGCTCGAATTCGTTCTTGTTGCTTTTGTTCTTCGACGTCGCCTTTGTGCCGTCGTCAGACTTGCCATTGGAATCGCTTCCACCCGCTGGGATAACGAGTTCGACGCGGCGGACCAGTTCCATGGGCGAAAACGTCGAGGAAAAAACCTTCTTCCCAGGGTTCATGATGCCACTGGGGTCGAACAGCCGTTTGATGCGTCCGAATAGGTCGTACAGCGGCCCATACTGTCGCGGAAGATATGGGGTCCGGCTTAGCCCATCGCCACATTCACCACTTAAGGAGCCGCCCAATTGAAAGAGTTCTTCGTACGTTTCGTCTGCGATACGTTCAAGCTTTGCCAAGTCCGCCGGATCTGCCATGTTTAGCAGTGGTCGCACGTGCAAATGCCCATGAGCCGCGTGCGCGAAAATAGAAGCGATCGTTTCATGTCGCTTCAACACGTCTTGAAGTTTGGACAGAAAGTTCGGCATCTGCGGCGGCGGAACGGTCATGTCCTCGATGAAGGGGAGGGGCCGTGTATTCCCTTTCAAACGGTAAAGAATCGGCGTCATCCGCCGAGCCAATTCCCAGTAGGTGCCGACTTCCTTCGGGCTTGTCGTAATGAGCGAGTGAAATGCAAGTCGTCGTCGCCGGCGAATTCGATCCGCGATCTTTTCCAACTCGTCGTGGACGATCGTTTGGGTCTCGCCAGAAAACTCGACCAGCAGCATGGCCTCAGTATTTTCAGGGATAAGATTCGAGTACCGTGGATCGGTTTCTCGAGCAATGGCTAGGATTCGGCGATCTAACAGGTCGCACGCACTGATGCCGGACGATGCCAACTGCACCGCAGCTTTTGCGGCGCTGTCGAGTCGTTCAAAGAAGAGCAGAACCAAGCCTCTCGCTTTTGCGCGAGGTGATGTTCGCAGTTTGGCCTGGGTAACTAATGCCAGACTTCCTTCCGAGCCAGACAGAATCTTACAGAGATCGATTTGATCGTCATTTAGCACGCCAGACAGACGATAGCCACTTCCCTGATTGAACGTTTTGGGAAGGTGTCCCTGGATCTTGTCGGCGTTGGTCTCCATCAACTCTGCCACACCAGAAGTGATGCGGACAAGTTCTGGCGATTCGAGATGGGCAACGCGATCGAGATGAGTCGGTTTGATGGTGACAACTTCGCCGTTGGCCAAGACGGCTTGGAGTTCCAGGATATGATCGCGAGCTGAACCATGCTGCGGCCAGTGACTTCCCGAAGCATCCAACGCGATGACGCTGCCCATGGTGGTCACGCTGCGCGTCGCCGGATCAGGGCCGAAGATACTTCCCCGCTGTGCGAGGTGGCGATTCAAATTGGCCAGCACAACGCCTGGTTGAACACGCACCCAGTCGTCGCCTGTCTCCAAGATACGACGCATCGAATGGGCAAAGTCGATCACGATCCCTGTGCCAAGCGATTCCCCAGCCATTCCGGTTCCAGCTCCGCGAGCATGAATGGGAATCTGGTTTTCGGCGGCGTACTGAACGGTGGCCGAAACATCGGATGTTCGACGAGGCCGCACAACCGCGAGTGGTTTTACCTGATAGATACTCGCATCGGTTGAGTACAGCTCGAGGAATGTGTCATCGCAGCGGATCTCACCATCCAGAATGCCACGGAGATCAGCTCGTATTCGTTCGCGTTCTAAATCCATCGGTTGCGAGTCGGCCAAGACCCGTCAAAGAGCGGCACATGCGGTGCGCAAGTTCTGCTGGTTTTCTACCACGGCGGCGCGAGCCGAAAATCGCTTTCCAGCAAGGTACCACGAAGCATCAATGGTAATCCCATTCGAGCATGCTGCCCAGGGATCCCTTTTCTCTTACGTAAGTTACGTCAAACCACACGATTGAAGATAAAGGTCGTATCCACGCTGGAATTGTTCGCTCTTGGGCCGAGCAATTCCAGCGAAACGATGCATTTGGGGCTGAGAATCGCCGATTTCGACTAGCCGTAAAACTTCTTCGAGAGCAGGCTCAAGCCACCGATCGCAACGATCAAACCACCCCCAATATAGAAAACGGGGTAACGGACGTACCAAGGTTCGACCGGTGGCCCCGTCCCCGGAGAGACCGAGGAATCCAGGTAGAACTTGCAGCGCGGGCAATGATCGCCTGGGCCGACACCTTGGGGAAGTTCCTTGCGGCAGTTAGGACAGTGCCCTGGCTGAACGCCGTTCGAATTGCCGCGGAAACGATTGCCAAACCCAGGCGACGAGCTACTGCCAGATTGTGCGTTGGAATCGATCGATCCGTTCGCAGGCGTATTCGCCGCCATAATCGGCTCGCCATTGGCATCGGTTCCAAAACCACTCTCGGGCGTCGAAATGGTGCTTTCCGGCATGCGGCCGCCGTT is a window of Bremerella sp. TYQ1 DNA encoding:
- a CDS encoding anaerobic glycerol-3-phosphate dehydrogenase subunit C, translated to MDLERERIRADLRGILDGEIRCDDTFLELYSTDASIYQVKPLAVVRPRRTSDVSATVQYAAENQIPIHARGAGTGMAGESLGTGIVIDFAHSMRRILETGDDWVRVQPGVVLANLNRHLAQRGSIFGPDPATRSVTTMGSVIALDASGSHWPQHGSARDHILELQAVLANGEVVTIKPTHLDRVAHLESPELVRITSGVAELMETNADKIQGHLPKTFNQGSGYRLSGVLNDDQIDLCKILSGSEGSLALVTQAKLRTSPRAKARGLVLLFFERLDSAAKAAVQLASSGISACDLLDRRILAIARETDPRYSNLIPENTEAMLLVEFSGETQTIVHDELEKIADRIRRRRRLAFHSLITTSPKEVGTYWELARRMTPILYRLKGNTRPLPFIEDMTVPPPQMPNFLSKLQDVLKRHETIASIFAHAAHGHLHVRPLLNMADPADLAKLERIADETYEELFQLGGSLSGECGDGLSRTPYLPRQYGPLYDLFGRIKRLFDPSGIMNPGKKVFSSTFSPMELVRRVELVIPAGGSDSNGKSDDGTKATSKNKSNKNEFELPILTWTPEEMATEARSCHGCGRCRTYGADTRMCPVFRFDSREDASPRAKANLLRGVLAGQLPPESLDSQETKSILDTCFHCHQCRIDCPSNVDIPNMVLEMKARNVDANGLTQDGSLQAKIHRWAVWGNRFPRIANWALGNRVMRWLMERFIGLAKQRKLPRLANRSFVKQAARRGLTTASRRSGRKVLYFVDLYANLFDTQLAQAFVNVLDHNRIAVYVHPKQQVSGMPSISQGAVTMAARLAHKNVKALAEAVRQGYTIVATEPSAVMALTHEYPKLLDSDDAKIVAENTREACEFLWDLHHHGELELDLKPVNLTVGFHVPCHLRALHEHSYGQRILQLIPGLSVRSIEKGCSGMAGTFGLTRENFRSSLRIGWDLVVAMRAKQIQIGSTECSACKMQMEQAGNKAVVHPIKLLAKSYGILEQETDLFSPSAHELFVT